From Paenibacillus sp. GP183, one genomic window encodes:
- a CDS encoding peptidylprolyl isomerase, which yields MKDKMKGLLVGLTIGTLISGSAAYAAGTQIEVAFRALKYMFDGVEKAPVDGGKGFIYEGTTYVPIRFVSESLGKPVEWDEASQTIWIGDNPTHIVATYQGGQVTKKQLDTFQAITQFFSPSYASVKDSAEYRKSAVQDLIRNRILASRAVEADLKAAQDKATGQINAWKAQDTEKWSQSLQAAKLTESDVEQFLAQNYAMTSLLNSSITEDELKAKFQANVAADKDIYTVASVRHILISINDPQGQPLRTKADALAKAKEIALQLKNGGDWAKLALESSDDPGSKDQGGLYKDAEVSAWVPAFKKAAVELPIGQISEPVETSFGYHVMKVEARTVKTWEQVKPALMLQLAKAKLQTFVEQELPGLIIKLDIR from the coding sequence ATGAAAGACAAGATGAAAGGTTTACTCGTTGGATTAACCATTGGCACCCTGATTAGCGGATCAGCCGCTTATGCAGCCGGAACCCAGATTGAGGTGGCTTTCAGAGCTCTCAAATATATGTTTGACGGTGTCGAAAAAGCGCCTGTCGATGGAGGAAAAGGCTTTATTTATGAAGGCACTACATACGTACCGATTCGCTTTGTAAGCGAGTCTCTCGGTAAACCGGTTGAATGGGATGAGGCGAGCCAAACGATTTGGATCGGCGATAACCCGACCCATATTGTGGCAACCTACCAAGGCGGCCAGGTTACGAAGAAGCAGCTGGACACTTTCCAAGCGATCACCCAATTTTTTAGTCCGAGCTATGCATCTGTAAAGGACAGTGCCGAGTATCGCAAGTCCGCAGTCCAGGATCTGATCAGAAATCGGATTCTTGCCTCGCGTGCTGTCGAAGCCGATTTGAAGGCTGCCCAAGACAAAGCAACCGGGCAAATCAATGCCTGGAAAGCCCAGGACACCGAAAAGTGGAGCCAATCTTTGCAGGCGGCGAAGCTTACGGAATCGGATGTTGAACAGTTTCTAGCCCAGAATTATGCAATGACAAGCTTGCTTAATTCAAGTATCACAGAAGACGAGTTAAAAGCCAAGTTTCAAGCCAATGTGGCTGCGGATAAAGACATCTATACGGTCGCATCGGTGAGACATATTTTGATCTCCATCAATGACCCGCAAGGGCAGCCTCTTCGTACCAAGGCAGATGCTTTGGCCAAAGCAAAGGAAATTGCGCTTCAGCTTAAAAATGGCGGCGACTGGGCCAAGCTAGCACTGGAAAGCTCTGATGATCCAGGCTCTAAGGATCAAGGCGGATTATACAAGGATGCCGAGGTTTCCGCATGGGTACCAGCTTTCAAGAAAGCCGCGGTTGAGCTGCCCATTGGCCAAATTAGCGAACCGGTGGAAACCAGCTTTGGCTACCATGTGATGAAGGTCGAAGCAAGAACCGTCAAAACCTGGGAGCAGGTCAAGCCGGCGTTGATGCTTCAGCTTGCCAAGGCAAAACTGCAAACGTTCGTAGAGCAAGAGCTACCAGGTTTGATTATAAAACTGGATATCAGGTAG
- a CDS encoding class I SAM-dependent methyltransferase, translating to MFEAKDWTDYELLDTGGGEKLERWGTFVLRRPDPQIIWPLEKESPSWQQADAQYHRSSSGGGQWAYRTELPERWTITYDRKLTFYIKPTGFKHTGLFPEQAVNWKWMMDKIEAAGRPIKVLNLFAYTGGATTACAHAGAEVCHVDASKGVVQWAKENLHLSGLGARPVRFITDDVFKFVQREQRRGSKYDAIIMDPPSYGRGPNGETWKLEDDLFPFIQTCMSILSDKPLFLLINSYTTGISATVLQNILAIAMKPKFGGSITSGEIGLPITHSGMKLPCGILARWEE from the coding sequence ATGTTTGAAGCAAAAGATTGGACCGATTATGAATTGCTCGATACCGGCGGCGGCGAGAAGCTTGAGCGCTGGGGCACCTTTGTCCTGAGAAGGCCCGATCCCCAGATAATATGGCCCCTGGAGAAAGAGTCCCCATCCTGGCAGCAGGCCGATGCTCAGTATCATCGAAGCTCAAGCGGAGGCGGCCAGTGGGCTTATCGCACAGAGCTTCCCGAACGCTGGACGATAACCTATGACCGGAAGCTTACCTTTTACATCAAGCCGACTGGCTTTAAGCACACAGGCCTTTTCCCTGAGCAAGCCGTCAATTGGAAATGGATGATGGATAAAATTGAAGCTGCCGGAAGGCCAATCAAAGTGCTCAACCTCTTTGCTTACACAGGCGGAGCAACGACAGCTTGTGCACATGCAGGGGCTGAGGTATGCCATGTCGACGCATCCAAGGGTGTCGTGCAATGGGCCAAAGAAAATCTCCATTTGTCCGGTCTTGGTGCTCGTCCTGTTCGTTTTATCACCGATGATGTCTTCAAATTCGTGCAGCGGGAACAGCGCCGCGGCAGCAAGTATGACGCCATCATTATGGATCCGCCTTCTTATGGGCGCGGTCCGAATGGCGAGACCTGGAAATTGGAGGATGACCTCTTCCCCTTTATTCAGACATGCATGTCGATTTTATCCGATAAACCGCTGTTTCTCCTGATCAATTCCTATACCACCGGAATTTCGGCCACAGTGCTTCAAAACATTCTGGCGATCGCCATGAAGCCTAAATTTGGAGGGAGCATCACCAGCGGCGAAATCGGCTTGCCGATCACACACTCCGGGATGAAATTGCCTTGCGGTATCCTGGCACGCTGGGAGGAATAA
- a CDS encoding RluA family pseudouridine synthase — protein sequence MSGIPVLYEDNHILVVVKPVNMPTQEDDSRDPDLLNTLKAELKVRYQKPGNVYLGLVHRLDRPVGGVMVFAKTSKAASRLSEEVRTRHSDKTYAAVVHGKPMKSEDTLIHWLLKDTNQNNVHVVREGAAGAKEAILDYQTLGSSDWLSLIRIKLHTGRSHQIRVQLAAIGCPLFGDQRYGAGLNKPGQQLALWSTGLSFQHPTLKEPLQFSSLPPQQHPWSLWSELIRDLSQ from the coding sequence ATGTCCGGCATTCCTGTCCTCTATGAAGATAACCACATTCTTGTTGTTGTGAAACCGGTCAATATGCCGACTCAAGAGGATGACTCCCGAGACCCGGATTTGCTGAACACCCTGAAGGCCGAGCTTAAAGTTCGCTATCAAAAACCGGGAAATGTTTATTTGGGTTTGGTGCACCGTCTGGATCGTCCGGTTGGAGGCGTGATGGTTTTTGCCAAAACGTCCAAAGCCGCTTCCAGATTATCTGAGGAAGTAAGAACCCGTCATTCGGATAAAACTTATGCAGCCGTTGTTCACGGTAAACCGATGAAATCTGAGGATACACTGATTCATTGGCTTCTTAAGGATACGAACCAAAATAACGTTCATGTTGTAAGGGAAGGCGCAGCCGGAGCCAAAGAAGCCATACTGGATTACCAAACTCTCGGCAGCTCCGATTGGTTAAGCTTAATCAGGATCAAGCTGCACACCGGCCGTTCCCATCAGATTCGAGTCCAGCTTGCGGCCATCGGCTGCCCGCTATTCGGGGATCAGCGCTATGGGGCCGGTTTGAATAAGCCTGGACAGCAGCTGGCGTTGTGGTCAACCGGGCTTTCCTTCCAGCATCCCACACTCAAAGAGCCTTTACAATTTAGCTCTCTGCCGCCTCAGCAGCATCCTTGGTCCTTATGGTCCGAATTAATTCGCGACCTTTCCCAGTAA
- a CDS encoding MarR family transcriptional regulator, translated as MYSHEFGKIWLKLSKELKSQMEAQLAPTLTEGQLNVLELLMAGDRMKPSDLIEFLATTPAAITTLLDRMEKSELIARERDEKDRRIVWVNVTDKGKAECDRGVRIRELLLNAYLNRVSAHNQKLLIYLLGKVAN; from the coding sequence ATGTATTCTCACGAATTCGGAAAAATATGGCTGAAATTGAGCAAGGAGTTAAAGTCGCAGATGGAAGCTCAGCTTGCGCCGACTTTGACGGAAGGACAGCTCAACGTATTGGAGCTGCTGATGGCAGGGGATCGGATGAAGCCTTCGGATTTGATCGAATTTCTTGCGACCACGCCCGCGGCGATCACGACATTGCTGGACCGCATGGAGAAGAGCGAGCTGATTGCCCGTGAACGCGACGAAAAGGATCGCCGCATCGTCTGGGTCAATGTGACGGACAAAGGAAAAGCGGAATGCGATAGAGGCGTGCGCATTCGGGAACTATTGCTGAATGCTTACCTGAATCGCGTTTCCGCCCATAATCAAAAGCTGCTGATCTATTTACTGGGAAAGGTCGCGAATTAA
- the gyrA gene encoding DNA gyrase subunit A yields the protein MSILEQFLPAFLEEIVGDRFGRYSKYIIQDRAIPDVRDGLKPVQRRILYAMYDAGNTPDKPYRKSAKTVGDVMGNYHPHGDSSIYEGMVRMAQPWKMGHVLIDGHGNWGSQDDDPAAAMRYTEARLSEIAMELLRDIEKRTVQFKDNFDNTTKEPVVLPSRYPNLLVNGVSGISSGFATEIPTHNLREVIDACIALIDRPDITLEELMGIIKGPDFPTGGIIMGEDGIREAYQTGKGRIHIRAKTAIEDMRGGRQQIVITEIPYQVVKSRLVTAMENIRLEKKVEGIAEVRDESGRNGLRIVIELKKEADAQGILAYLLKKTDLQVTYNFNMVAIVNKHPRQLGIKDILEAYIEHQKEVVTFRSQYELEKAEDRAHVLEGLVKALNILDEVIACIKASKNRQDAQNNLVAQFGFSERQADAILVLQLYRLTNLEIHSLEKELKDVEKTIAYLRGILGSIKKLLGVIKEEMGEIRTKYGIDRRSELQGEVEELKVGLEVMVTSEDVFVTLSNEGYVKRTSKLSFTRSGGEMESTGVKEGDFMRFLLDVNTIESLLIFTKRGQYYLLPVHQVPEYKWKENGTAIVNVIPIAKEDRIVNVIPLKNFDDPTKSLVFVTRKGQVKRTELKEYMTNRSIGIVACKLSDQDEVIHVHLSDNTKEILLVTKQGMSIRFREEEVNPMGRAAAGVRGIQLKDDDEVIAAEWIYGDEGEVLVISDLGYAKRSLVVDYPIQGRGGKGILTFEFKEGKRVRPNGSMLIRTFIVKMDYIITAIMASGERIRFSTETAPLEDRKAPGRQLITVGKTDSIVDVLRAP from the coding sequence TTGAGCATACTTGAGCAGTTTTTACCCGCTTTTCTGGAAGAAATCGTAGGAGATCGATTCGGGCGTTATTCCAAATATATTATACAAGACAGGGCGATTCCGGATGTCCGGGATGGGCTGAAGCCTGTTCAGCGCAGAATTCTTTATGCGATGTACGATGCCGGCAATACGCCGGACAAGCCGTACCGCAAGTCGGCCAAAACCGTCGGGGATGTCATGGGGAATTATCACCCTCACGGAGATTCCTCCATCTACGAAGGCATGGTGCGGATGGCGCAGCCTTGGAAAATGGGCCACGTGCTCATCGACGGCCACGGCAACTGGGGTTCGCAGGATGATGATCCTGCAGCTGCCATGCGTTATACCGAAGCCCGCTTGTCTGAAATCGCGATGGAGCTGCTTCGCGATATTGAGAAGCGGACTGTGCAGTTCAAGGATAACTTCGACAATACGACCAAGGAACCTGTTGTGCTGCCATCGCGTTATCCGAACTTGCTGGTAAACGGAGTCAGCGGCATTTCTTCCGGCTTTGCCACGGAAATCCCGACGCATAACCTCCGAGAGGTCATTGACGCCTGCATCGCCTTGATCGATAGGCCGGACATCACGCTCGAAGAGCTGATGGGCATTATCAAAGGCCCCGATTTCCCGACAGGCGGGATCATTATGGGTGAGGATGGCATCCGCGAAGCTTATCAAACCGGCAAGGGGCGCATCCATATCCGCGCCAAGACGGCCATCGAAGATATGCGCGGCGGCAGACAGCAAATTGTGATAACCGAGATTCCTTATCAGGTCGTCAAATCTCGCCTCGTTACGGCAATGGAAAATATTCGGTTGGAGAAAAAGGTAGAGGGTATCGCCGAGGTTCGCGACGAAAGCGGACGCAACGGGCTGCGGATTGTCATCGAGCTGAAGAAAGAGGCAGACGCACAGGGTATACTTGCCTATTTGCTGAAAAAAACCGACCTGCAGGTCACTTACAATTTCAATATGGTCGCAATTGTCAACAAACATCCCAGACAGCTTGGGATCAAAGATATCCTTGAAGCCTACATCGAGCACCAGAAGGAAGTTGTAACCTTCCGCTCTCAGTATGAGCTGGAGAAAGCAGAAGACCGGGCACACGTGCTGGAAGGCCTCGTGAAGGCGCTCAATATCCTCGACGAGGTCATTGCCTGCATCAAAGCTTCCAAGAACAGGCAGGACGCGCAAAACAATCTCGTTGCTCAGTTCGGTTTTTCAGAGCGGCAAGCGGATGCCATTCTGGTGCTGCAGCTGTACCGTTTGACGAATTTGGAAATTCATTCGCTTGAAAAAGAGCTGAAGGATGTTGAGAAAACCATCGCTTATTTGCGCGGCATTCTCGGAAGCATCAAGAAGCTGCTTGGCGTCATTAAAGAGGAAATGGGCGAAATCCGCACCAAATATGGAATAGATCGTCGATCCGAGCTTCAAGGCGAAGTGGAGGAGCTTAAGGTGGGGTTGGAGGTTATGGTAACCTCTGAGGATGTGTTCGTTACGCTCTCGAACGAAGGCTACGTTAAGCGCACCAGCAAGCTCTCCTTTACGCGCTCCGGCGGGGAAATGGAAAGCACTGGCGTCAAAGAAGGTGATTTCATGCGCTTTCTGCTTGATGTCAACACCATTGAAAGCCTGCTGATTTTCACGAAGAGAGGCCAGTACTACCTCCTGCCTGTCCATCAAGTGCCTGAGTATAAATGGAAAGAGAACGGCACCGCGATTGTAAATGTGATTCCAATCGCCAAGGAGGACCGTATCGTCAATGTAATCCCTTTAAAGAACTTCGACGATCCAACCAAATCTTTAGTGTTTGTAACCCGCAAGGGACAAGTGAAGCGTACTGAGCTTAAAGAATACATGACCAACCGCTCCATCGGGATTGTCGCTTGCAAGCTGTCCGATCAGGATGAAGTGATTCATGTCCATCTGAGCGACAACACGAAGGAGATTCTGCTCGTCACCAAGCAGGGCATGAGCATTCGCTTCCGGGAAGAGGAAGTGAATCCAATGGGACGCGCGGCAGCTGGCGTTCGCGGCATTCAGCTGAAGGATGATGACGAGGTCATCGCCGCAGAGTGGATTTATGGGGACGAGGGCGAGGTGCTCGTGATTTCAGACCTTGGCTATGCCAAGCGTTCCTTGGTCGTGGATTACCCGATCCAGGGCCGCGGGGGCAAAGGCATCCTGACCTTCGAATTCAAGGAAGGCAAGCGGGTAAGGCCTAACGGCTCTATGCTGATCCGCACATTCATTGTGAAGATGGATTACATCATCACAGCCATTATGGCCAGCGGGGAGCGGATTCGCTTCTCCACCGAGACAGCTCCGCTCGAGGACCGCAAAGCGCCGGGCAGGCAGTTAATCACAGTCGGGAAAACCGATTCGATCGTCGATGTGCTTCGAGCCCCTTAA
- the parE gene encoding DNA topoisomerase IV subunit B, with protein MAEQLDIFTNQGALDANYGADEIQVLEGLVAVRKRPGMYIGSTSTSGLHHLIWEIVDNAVDEHLAKYCTKIGVIIHKDQSITVTDNGRGIPTGMHKIGIPTPQVVFTILHAGGKFGGAGYKKSGGLHGVGASVTNALSEWLEVEIYRDGKIHKQRFEYWVDADGKEHVGEPVGGLEILGNTNRTGTKVTFKPDRRVFQSGITINYDSLSERLQEIAFLNSGLQVSLKDERTDNQETFQYEGGAKQFVEFLNEDKTVLHSVIHFASEKDDIEVEVALQYNDGYTETLASFVNSIPTRGGGTHETGFKTAYTRVMNEYARKAGLLKEKDKNLDGTDLREGMMAVINIKMGEVEFVGQTKDQLGSASARGAVDAIVTDKMSVFLEENPQVGQMMLKKAVQASKAREAARKAREEIRSGKKGRSESSNLNGKLTPAQSKDLMSNELFIVEGDSAGGSAKQGRDSKHQAILPLKGKPMNPEKAKLLDVMKNDEYKAIIAAIGAGVGSEFDLDECNYGKIIIMTDADTDGAHIQVLLLTFFYRYMKQLIDGGKVYIAQPPLFKLTKKAGKNTAVRYAWTDDQLAAMTKEFGKQSELQRYKGLGEMNPDQLWETTMNPESRTLLQVQIEDAAKAERRVSTLMGDKVDPRKRWIIENVDFTEYVE; from the coding sequence ATGGCCGAGCAGCTAGATATATTTACAAATCAAGGTGCCCTTGATGCGAATTATGGCGCTGATGAGATTCAGGTACTCGAAGGGCTGGTTGCAGTCCGCAAAAGACCGGGTATGTACATCGGCAGTACCAGTACATCTGGTCTTCACCATTTGATTTGGGAGATCGTGGATAACGCGGTCGACGAGCATCTTGCGAAATATTGCACCAAGATAGGGGTTATTATACATAAAGACCAATCTATTACTGTCACTGATAACGGACGCGGCATTCCTACTGGCATGCATAAGATTGGAATACCTACACCGCAGGTTGTATTCACGATTTTACATGCGGGCGGCAAGTTTGGCGGGGCCGGATATAAAAAATCAGGCGGCTTGCACGGAGTTGGTGCGTCGGTAACGAATGCGCTCTCCGAGTGGCTCGAAGTCGAGATCTATCGCGACGGAAAAATTCACAAGCAGCGCTTTGAATATTGGGTGGATGCTGACGGTAAAGAGCACGTTGGCGAGCCTGTAGGCGGACTTGAGATACTAGGCAATACGAACCGCACAGGAACCAAAGTGACGTTCAAGCCGGATCGGCGGGTATTTCAAAGCGGGATCACTATCAACTATGATTCCTTGTCAGAGCGGCTGCAAGAAATTGCTTTCCTTAACTCCGGTCTTCAAGTGAGCTTGAAGGACGAGCGAACCGATAATCAGGAAACCTTCCAATATGAGGGCGGAGCCAAGCAGTTCGTGGAATTCCTCAATGAGGATAAAACCGTGCTGCACAGCGTCATTCATTTTGCTTCCGAAAAGGACGATATCGAGGTTGAAGTGGCGCTCCAATATAACGATGGATATACTGAGACGCTCGCTTCCTTTGTCAATTCCATCCCAACGCGCGGCGGCGGAACGCATGAGACAGGCTTTAAGACGGCCTATACCCGTGTGATGAATGAATATGCCCGAAAAGCTGGACTGCTTAAAGAGAAAGATAAGAATCTCGATGGTACGGACCTGCGCGAGGGCATGATGGCCGTTATCAACATCAAGATGGGAGAGGTCGAATTCGTAGGCCAAACCAAGGACCAGCTTGGCAGCGCATCGGCTCGAGGTGCTGTCGATGCCATCGTGACCGATAAGATGAGCGTGTTTCTTGAAGAGAATCCGCAGGTTGGCCAGATGATGCTGAAGAAAGCCGTTCAGGCCTCCAAAGCGCGCGAAGCTGCACGTAAAGCCCGCGAGGAAATCCGCAGCGGCAAAAAGGGCCGCAGCGAAAGCTCGAACTTGAACGGGAAATTGACACCCGCTCAATCCAAGGATTTGATGAGCAATGAACTGTTTATCGTCGAAGGCGATTCTGCGGGAGGTTCAGCCAAGCAGGGCAGGGATTCTAAGCATCAAGCTATTCTTCCGCTCAAGGGCAAGCCGATGAATCCCGAGAAGGCTAAGCTGCTCGACGTTATGAAGAACGACGAATATAAGGCGATTATTGCGGCGATTGGTGCGGGCGTTGGGTCCGAGTTTGATTTGGATGAATGCAATTACGGCAAAATCATCATCATGACCGATGCCGACACCGATGGAGCGCACATTCAAGTGCTGCTGCTGACTTTCTTTTACCGCTATATGAAACAGCTGATTGACGGTGGTAAGGTATATATCGCCCAGCCGCCGCTGTTCAAGCTGACGAAAAAAGCGGGCAAGAACACTGCTGTTCGTTATGCCTGGACAGATGATCAGCTTGCGGCGATGACCAAGGAGTTCGGCAAACAAAGCGAGCTTCAACGCTACAAAGGTCTCGGCGAAATGAATCCTGATCAGCTGTGGGAAACCACGATGAATCCCGAATCCCGCACACTGCTTCAGGTGCAGATTGAAGACGCCGCGAAAGCGGAACGCAGGGTATCCACGCTTATGGGAGACAAAGTAGACCCGCGAAAGCGTTGGATTATTGAGAATGTAGACTTTACGGAATATGTGGAATGA
- a CDS encoding ABC transporter permease, with protein sequence MNNMVALVKNECLKMIKKKRFYVILLILLALIPMFTYAQMRVSQNTQKQFGTQDWRAVQRQQIIDWQKTLSSPRTPEEWKLQLRARTQIANYYLEKNVDPSSPNAVTFTREFVKNAVGLFIPLIIMVISADIVSSEHSTGTIKLLLTRPIRRWKILMSKLITLVLFTSLTILSTGVLCYLVSGIVFGFGGWDLPVFVGITANGSDVDFSHVRAVGQWLFIIMEFGLVWFSALVVALMSLMLSVLVRSTAAGMGIMLAVLISGTILSNMVSSWETAKYLFMVNLDLTRYLTGANPPIKGMDLSFSLSVLALWAIASLIVSFTVFTRKDIFN encoded by the coding sequence TTGAATAATATGGTCGCTCTCGTCAAAAATGAATGCCTTAAAATGATCAAGAAAAAGCGTTTTTATGTCATTTTACTCATCCTGCTTGCGCTCATTCCCATGTTTACTTACGCGCAAATGCGGGTTTCCCAAAATACCCAGAAGCAGTTCGGCACCCAGGATTGGAGAGCCGTTCAGCGCCAACAAATCATCGATTGGCAAAAAACACTCAGCAGCCCGCGCACTCCGGAAGAATGGAAGCTGCAACTCAGGGCGAGAACCCAGATCGCGAATTATTATTTGGAAAAAAACGTCGATCCTTCATCGCCGAATGCGGTGACTTTTACCCGCGAGTTTGTGAAAAACGCAGTAGGATTATTCATCCCGCTGATCATTATGGTCATTTCTGCGGACATCGTATCATCTGAGCATTCTACGGGGACTATTAAATTATTGTTGACAAGACCCATAAGACGGTGGAAAATCCTAATGAGCAAGTTAATCACGCTGGTCTTGTTTACTTCGCTGACCATACTGTCTACAGGTGTGCTATGTTACCTCGTTTCAGGCATCGTTTTTGGCTTCGGCGGCTGGGACCTTCCAGTTTTCGTCGGTATAACAGCGAATGGATCCGATGTGGACTTCAGTCATGTCAGGGCTGTGGGGCAATGGCTTTTCATTATTATGGAATTCGGCCTCGTTTGGTTCTCAGCTTTGGTTGTGGCCCTCATGTCGCTGATGCTCTCAGTGCTTGTTCGATCAACTGCCGCAGGCATGGGCATTATGCTGGCCGTACTCATATCGGGTACGATCCTTTCGAACATGGTTTCCTCGTGGGAGACAGCGAAATATTTATTTATGGTCAATCTTGATTTGACCAGATATTTAACAGGAGCTAATCCGCCGATTAAAGGGATGGATTTGAGCTTCTCGCTCAGTGTGCTTGCTCTTTGGGCGATTGCCTCTTTAATCGTTTCCTTTACAGTCTTTACCCGGAAGGATATATTCAATTAA
- a CDS encoding ABC transporter ATP-binding protein: MPLTPAAPDTTIVLSVKNVKKRIKDKEIIKGITFDVYAGEIFGFLGPNGSGKTTTIRMLVDLIRPTEGTITICGFDVQKHHNEALQYVGCIVENPELYSYLTGWENLEHFARMLPDVDDKRIEEVVAIVGMNQRIHDKVRTYSLGMRQRLGIAQALLGRPKLLILDEPTNGLDPQGIKEMREFIRMLAEGGLSLFVSSHLLSEIQQLCDRVAIISHGQVIQVGKVDELIDQAGGKVVWTVAPGEVALKLIQESPYVQAIEEQNTEDQIAIGSANNMSIVTQMNVESVPELSRFLVEAGVSLFSVEIKNPTLEDLFLSLTEGERIE; this comes from the coding sequence ATGCCTTTGACGCCCGCTGCTCCCGATACAACTATCGTGCTTTCGGTCAAAAATGTGAAAAAACGGATTAAAGATAAAGAAATCATCAAAGGCATCACCTTTGACGTATACGCCGGCGAAATCTTCGGTTTCCTCGGTCCAAACGGCTCCGGTAAAACGACCACCATCCGCATGCTGGTTGATTTGATTCGGCCGACTGAGGGCACGATTACGATATGCGGCTTCGATGTGCAGAAGCATCATAATGAAGCGCTGCAGTATGTAGGCTGCATCGTGGAAAATCCCGAGCTCTATTCCTATTTGACGGGATGGGAAAATCTGGAGCATTTTGCAAGAATGCTGCCTGATGTGGATGACAAACGGATTGAAGAGGTTGTTGCCATTGTCGGGATGAATCAACGCATTCATGATAAGGTGCGTACGTACTCACTGGGCATGAGGCAGCGGCTGGGTATCGCCCAGGCACTCCTTGGCAGGCCAAAGCTGCTTATTCTCGATGAGCCTACGAACGGACTTGATCCGCAGGGGATCAAAGAAATGCGGGAGTTCATTCGCATGCTGGCAGAAGGCGGTTTAAGTCTATTTGTTTCCAGTCATTTGCTCAGCGAAATTCAGCAGCTTTGTGACCGGGTTGCCATCATCAGTCATGGACAGGTCATACAGGTGGGCAAAGTGGATGAGCTGATCGATCAAGCCGGAGGCAAAGTGGTTTGGACTGTTGCTCCGGGTGAAGTCGCATTGAAGCTGATTCAAGAGTCACCCTATGTTCAAGCGATTGAGGAACAAAATACGGAGGATCAGATTGCCATAGGCAGCGCAAATAATATGAGTATCGTCACGCAAATGAATGTAGAGTCTGTTCCTGAGCTCAGCCGATTTCTAGTCGAGGCAGGCGTCAGCTTATTTTCAGTCGAAATTAAAAATCCAACGCTCGAAGATTTGTTCTTGAGCCTGACTGAGGGTGAAAGAATTGAATAA
- a CDS encoding GDSL-type esterase/lipase family protein, with protein sequence MKTSRLLWGTIGLTASLTTLLFIGGFLYASNQILFPRAASSDLNISKPAEQKDKLIEGKDKLNIVALGDSLSAGTGDATGKGYVGQVRDKLEQQTGKPVFVLNNLAIPGYTTKEVLTDLGLKKTKDALAEANIILLTIGGNDIFQGGAGILNGTDLQEFNAKAAEDRMGHALANVDKILAQVNQANPNAVIFYVGLYHPFSDLDPKKEGDLVVQKWNSRVFTMTNRYPNMVLVPIYDLFERNLLKYLSTDHFHPNQDGYARIAERIAQILK encoded by the coding sequence TTGAAGACATCAAGGCTTTTATGGGGGACAATTGGCCTCACGGCATCTCTGACAACGCTGCTTTTTATTGGCGGATTCCTGTATGCTTCCAATCAAATCCTATTCCCCCGTGCAGCTTCCAGTGATTTGAATATATCTAAACCTGCTGAGCAGAAAGACAAGCTTATTGAAGGAAAGGACAAGCTGAATATCGTTGCCCTTGGCGATTCATTATCTGCAGGAACCGGAGATGCGACAGGTAAAGGCTATGTCGGACAAGTCCGGGACAAGCTGGAGCAGCAAACAGGGAAGCCCGTTTTTGTCCTTAATAATTTGGCTATCCCCGGTTATACAACTAAGGAAGTTTTAACGGATCTGGGTTTGAAGAAAACGAAGGATGCGTTGGCCGAAGCGAATATAATTCTCCTGACGATAGGAGGAAATGATATTTTTCAAGGCGGAGCCGGTATTCTTAACGGTACGGATCTGCAGGAATTTAATGCAAAAGCCGCTGAAGACAGGATGGGACACGCTCTTGCGAATGTGGATAAAATTTTAGCCCAGGTGAATCAGGCCAATCCGAATGCGGTTATTTTTTATGTCGGTCTGTATCATCCTTTTTCCGATTTGGATCCCAAGAAGGAAGGCGACCTCGTTGTTCAAAAGTGGAACAGCAGGGTATTTACGATGACAAACCGTTATCCGAATATGGTACTGGTACCCATCTACGATCTATTTGAACGTAATTTACTCAAGTATTTATCGACCGATCATTTTCATCCGAATCAAGACGGCTATGCGCGTATAGCTGAACGGATCGCACAAATACTGAAATAG